GAGCGTGATCTCGCCGCCCGTTTCGGCGTCGCCCGCGCGACCCTGCGCCAGGCGCTGGAGCAGCTGGAGCTCGAAGGCCGGCTGCAGCGCCGCCGCGGCGTCGGCACCACCGTCGCCCCGCCGCGCGTGGGAGTCGCCGTCGGCAGCGCGCAGCACAGCTGGCCCGGCGAGGGCGTCGACGGCTGGGAGCCGGTGGACGCGGCCGAGAGCCTGCCGCCGGCCGCGGTGCTGAAGCTCCTCGGCACCGGTGGGGATTTCGCCGCCGACCAGCCGGTGCACACGGTGCGCCGGACCCGGGTCACGCACGGCCAGGCCGTCGCCGCCGAGCTGCTCTACGTGCCGGTCGCCTCGGTGCCCGGACTTCCCGCGATCGAGGCCCCGTCCGGACCCGCCCGTGCCCGCGCCGTCCTGCGGGAGCTGCAGCGCCTCGCCCTCGAAGGCCAGGACCGCTCGGTGGAGCTCGGCTCCGCGCGTGCCGACGACGCCAAGGAGTTGGACCGCCTGCCCGGCGCCCCCGTCCTCCTGGTCACCACCCGCTACTTCACCGCCGCGGGCACGGCCGCCGTCTCGGTGGCCACCTACCGCGCAGACACCTGCCGCCTCACCTTCGGCGACTCGGGCAACGTCGAGATCACCCACGAACCCCGCGTCGCCTCCTGACACCGCGGGCCGGGCCGTCACGGCCCGGCCGGCCCCGGGGGCCCAGGGGTGCGGTCAGCGGCGGGCCGTGACCGTCTTCTCCACCGCGAAGAGTTCCTCCTCGACGTGGTCCAGCGCGAGCCGCAGGGCGCCGGTCGCCACGGCGGCCTCGCCGAGCAGGGACAGGGCGACCCGCGGCGGGCGCAGGCAGTAGCGTTCCAGCTCCTGGCGCAGGGGCTCCAGTACGCCGTCCAGCCCGGCCGCCCAGCCGCCGACGACCACCAGCTCCGGATCCATCGCCAGGACCAGCGCCGCCACGTCGTGGACCAGCCGCTGCAGGAATCGCTCCACGGCGGCCACCGCGCGCTCGTCGCCCCGCTTGGCCATCGCGAAGACCTCGGCTACGGCGGGTTCGTCCAGGGGGTGCAGCGGCTCACCGGTGGTCGAGAGCAGCCGCTCGGGCGTGACCTCGCGGCCCAGCAGGTGCAGGGCGCCGATCTCGCCGGCCGCGCCGCCGAAGCCCCGGTGGAGCCGCCCGCCGATCAGCGAGCCGGCGCCGGGACTGAGTCCGGCCATCACGAACACCATGTCGCCGGTGTCCCGCGCGGCGCCCTTCCAGTGCTCGGCGACCGCCGCCGCGTTGGCGTCGTTCTCCACCTGCACCGGGCAGCGGAACGAGCGGCGCAGCCGCTCCCCGAGCGGCAGCCCGGTCCAGCCGGGCAGCGCCGTGCCGAGGCGGACCGTGCCGTCCGCCTCCACGATCCCGGGGCTGCCGACCCCGACCGCCCGCAGGGAGTCCCGCGGCACTCCGGCGCGGCGCAGCAGATCGGCGACGGCCGCCCGTACCCGCTCCAGCCGTTCGTCCGCGGACGCGTCCTCGGCAACGTCCTTGGTGCCGGCGCCGATGACGCGGCCGTCCAGCCCGGACAGCAGCACTGCGATCCGGTGCGAGCCGATCTCGATGCCCAGCAGGTGCCCTGCCTCGGCCCGGAACCGGAACCGCCTCGCCGGTCGACCCTGGCGACGCGCGCCTTCCTCTGCTTCGGCCTCGACGACGAGCCCGGTCCCGATCAGCCCCTCCACGACACCCTCGACGGTCGGCCGGGAGAGTCCGGTCAGCCGCGTGAGGTCGGTGAGGGTCGGCGATCCGGCCGTGCGCAGCGCGCGCAGCACGACGGCGGAATTGATCCGCCGGAGCAGAGAGGGGTCCCCGCCGGTCAGCTGCCCCAACGTGTGTCCTCCCAGCTAGCGAGCTTGTCAGCCGGATCGTACTGCGCGCCCGGTGCTGCGGCGAGAAACGGCCCCCCATCGGCCGCAATCAGCCTTTCCTCAGGCCGGCGAGACGAACCCCGACTCGTACGCCGTGATCACCGCCTGGGTGCGGTCCCGCGCCCCCAGCTTCGCCAGGATCGCGCTGACGTGGGACTTGACCGTCTCCGTGCCGATGATCAGGTCGGCCGCGATCTCCACGTTGGTGAGCCCCCGGGCCATGAGCCGCAGCACCGCCTCCTCCCGCTCGGTCAGCGCGGCCCGCTCCAGCGCGGCCCGTGCCTGCCGGTTCCCGTACTCCGCGGCCAGGGACCGCACGGCGGCCGGGAAGAGCAGCGTCTCGCCCTCCGCCACCAGCCGTACCGCGTGCACGATCTCCGAAGGCCGGGCCCGTTTCAGCAGGAACCCGTCCGCTCCGGCCCGCAGCGCCTGGTAGACGTACTCGTCGTTCTCGAAGGTGGTGACCACGAGGATCTTCGGCGGGGAGTCCACCGAGCGCAGGACCGCACGGGTCGCCTCGATCCCGTCGAGCAGCGGCATCCGCACGTCCATCGCCACCACGTCCGGCCTCAGTTGGCGGACGAGCGGGACCACCGAGGCCCCGTCCGCGGCCTCACCCACCACCTCGATGTCGGGCTGGGAGTCCAGGACGGCGCGCAGACCCGCGCGCACGAGGGGTTCGTCATCGACGAGCAGTACGGTAACCGGCATCCGGTCAGCGTATTCGCTCCAGCGGAAGCC
Above is a genomic segment from Streptomyces sp. NBC_01233 containing:
- a CDS encoding GntR family transcriptional regulator; the protein is MGTTQLETAPEPKYWHLKTVLSEALDQDFAVGEVLPNERDLAARFGVARATLRQALEQLELEGRLQRRRGVGTTVAPPRVGVAVGSAQHSWPGEGVDGWEPVDAAESLPPAAVLKLLGTGGDFAADQPVHTVRRTRVTHGQAVAAELLYVPVASVPGLPAIEAPSGPARARAVLRELQRLALEGQDRSVELGSARADDAKELDRLPGAPVLLVTTRYFTAAGTAAVSVATYRADTCRLTFGDSGNVEITHEPRVAS
- a CDS encoding ROK family transcriptional regulator; translated protein: MGQLTGGDPSLLRRINSAVVLRALRTAGSPTLTDLTRLTGLSRPTVEGVVEGLIGTGLVVEAEAEEGARRQGRPARRFRFRAEAGHLLGIEIGSHRIAVLLSGLDGRVIGAGTKDVAEDASADERLERVRAAVADLLRRAGVPRDSLRAVGVGSPGIVEADGTVRLGTALPGWTGLPLGERLRRSFRCPVQVENDANAAAVAEHWKGAARDTGDMVFVMAGLSPGAGSLIGGRLHRGFGGAAGEIGALHLLGREVTPERLLSTTGEPLHPLDEPAVAEVFAMAKRGDERAVAAVERFLQRLVHDVAALVLAMDPELVVVGGWAAGLDGVLEPLRQELERYCLRPPRVALSLLGEAAVATGALRLALDHVEEELFAVEKTVTARR
- a CDS encoding response regulator transcription factor, whose translation is MPVTVLLVDDEPLVRAGLRAVLDSQPDIEVVGEAADGASVVPLVRQLRPDVVAMDVRMPLLDGIEATRAVLRSVDSPPKILVVTTFENDEYVYQALRAGADGFLLKRARPSEIVHAVRLVAEGETLLFPAAVRSLAAEYGNRQARAALERAALTEREEAVLRLMARGLTNVEIAADLIIGTETVKSHVSAILAKLGARDRTQAVITAYESGFVSPA